In Streptomyces dangxiongensis, one DNA window encodes the following:
- a CDS encoding IucA/IucC family protein, which produces MNATPTPDGHSGAPDEPGGSGAPATPVPLTESVPPQKRRDADLTRRTEPGADPLESPDPRTAAQAAAVENLLRCWVRETGLAAPTTGSLRIPLPASGTALTAPVRYWSPTGWHRFGPPRLTGTPETAPPVDAVTLAALLVREPADDTSGAIRTVQPTAAGRGDDDLVARVADSVRRTAAFIRHRRDHPADAPDLFLSAEQSLLLGHPLHPTPKSREGLTEAEAQRYSPELHGSFPLHWLAVAPSVLATDSAWTERGRPVPAGHLVRRLAGTGLPLPDGYTALPLHPWQAREVRHRPSVAALLDSGLLRDLGPLGADWHPTSSVRTVHRSGAPAMLKLSLGLRITNSRRENLRKELHRGVEVHRLLRTGLAEQWQAVHPGFDIVRDPAWLAVDGRDGMPVPGLDAVIRHNPFAPADDAGCVAGLLSPRPSAEQTTNPSRGQVTWPMRSRLERLVARLAAHTGRPVGAVATEWFLRYLEHVVRPVLWLDGEAGIALEAHQQNTLLLLDRDGWPAGGRYRDNQGYYFRESRRAELEARLPGIGEHSDTFVPDEVTDERFTYYLAVNNVLGLIGAFGSQHLADERLLLAAFRRFLTELATGPAALRSSLLARLLDSPVLRCKANLLTRLYGLDELVGPVDTQSVYVTIANPLHS; this is translated from the coding sequence ATGAACGCCACACCCACTCCCGACGGCCACTCCGGCGCCCCCGACGAACCGGGAGGCTCCGGCGCCCCGGCCACACCGGTACCGCTCACCGAGTCGGTCCCCCCGCAGAAGCGGCGGGACGCGGACCTCACGCGACGGACCGAGCCCGGCGCCGACCCCCTGGAGAGCCCCGATCCCCGCACCGCGGCCCAGGCCGCCGCCGTGGAGAACCTCCTGCGTTGCTGGGTGCGCGAAACCGGCCTCGCAGCCCCCACGACCGGCAGCCTCCGCATCCCGCTGCCCGCCAGCGGCACCGCCCTGACCGCGCCGGTCCGCTACTGGTCCCCGACGGGCTGGCACCGCTTCGGCCCGCCCCGTCTCACCGGCACTCCCGAGACGGCGCCGCCCGTCGACGCCGTCACACTCGCGGCACTGCTCGTCAGGGAACCAGCGGATGACACGTCCGGCGCGATCCGCACCGTGCAGCCCACCGCGGCCGGCCGAGGCGACGACGACCTGGTGGCGCGGGTGGCCGACTCCGTCCGCCGCACCGCCGCCTTCATCCGCCATCGGCGCGACCACCCCGCCGACGCTCCCGACCTCTTCCTCAGCGCCGAACAGTCCCTCCTCCTCGGCCACCCGCTGCACCCGACCCCGAAGAGCCGGGAAGGCCTGACCGAGGCCGAGGCCCAGCGGTACTCACCCGAGCTGCACGGCTCCTTCCCCCTGCACTGGCTGGCTGTCGCTCCTTCCGTCCTCGCAACCGACTCCGCCTGGACCGAACGCGGCCGTCCCGTCCCCGCCGGCCACCTCGTCCGACGGCTCGCCGGAACCGGGCTCCCGCTGCCCGACGGTTACACCGCCCTGCCGCTGCACCCCTGGCAGGCCCGCGAGGTTCGGCACCGTCCGTCCGTCGCCGCACTCCTCGACTCAGGACTTCTGCGCGACCTCGGCCCCCTCGGCGCCGACTGGCATCCCACCTCCTCCGTACGAACCGTCCACCGGTCCGGCGCCCCCGCGATGCTCAAACTGTCGCTGGGCCTGCGCATCACCAACTCCCGCCGCGAGAACCTGCGCAAGGAACTCCACCGCGGAGTCGAGGTGCACCGGCTGCTGCGCACCGGCCTAGCCGAGCAGTGGCAGGCCGTGCACCCCGGCTTCGACATCGTCCGCGACCCGGCCTGGCTCGCCGTCGACGGCCGGGACGGCATGCCCGTGCCGGGCCTCGACGCGGTGATCCGGCACAACCCGTTCGCCCCGGCCGACGACGCCGGCTGCGTCGCCGGACTGCTCTCGCCACGTCCCTCCGCGGAGCAGACCACCAACCCTTCGCGTGGGCAGGTGACCTGGCCGATGCGCTCCCGGCTGGAACGACTCGTCGCAAGACTCGCCGCACACACCGGTCGGCCGGTCGGCGCCGTCGCCACCGAGTGGTTCCTGCGCTATCTGGAGCACGTCGTCCGCCCCGTGCTCTGGCTGGACGGCGAGGCCGGCATCGCTCTCGAGGCCCACCAGCAGAACACCCTGCTCCTGCTCGACCGCGACGGCTGGCCCGCCGGCGGCCGCTACCGCGACAACCAGGGGTACTACTTCCGCGAGTCCCGGCGGGCCGAACTGGAGGCCCGGCTGCCCGGCATCGGTGAGCACAGCGACACCTTCGTCCCCGACGAGGTCACCGACGAACGGTTCACCTACTACCTCGCCGTCAACAACGTGCTGGGACTGATCGGCGCCTTCGGCTCCCAGCACCTCGCCGACGAGCGGCTGCTCCTCGCGGCCTTCCGCCGCTTCCTCACCGAGCTCGCCACGGGACCCGCCGCGCTGCGCTCCTCCCTGCTCGCCCGCCTCCTCGACTCACCCGTCCTGCGCTGCAAGGCCAATCTGCTGACCCGGCTGTACGGCCTGGACGAACTCGTCGGCCCGGTCGACACCCAGTCCGTCTACGTCACCATCGCCAACCCCCTCCATTCCTGA
- a CDS encoding diaminobutyrate--2-oxoglutarate transaminase family protein — translation MAVTESVAGDTPGRARAVHEGILRRQSARESSARTYARALPVVPVRARGLTVEGADGRRYLDCLSGAGALALGHNHPVVLEAIRAVLDSGAPLSVLDLATPVKDAFVTELFRTLPPGLADRARVQFCGPAGTDAVEAALTLARAATGRTGMLAFTGAYHGMTTGALAVSGGAPDVQVARLPYPQDYRCPFGVGGPRGAELAARWTESLLDDPKSGVPLPAGMIVEPVQGEGGVIPAPDDWLRRMRQLTADRSIPLIADEIQTGVGRTGSFWAVGHSGITPDVMVLSKAIGGSLPLAVIVYRDDLDVWQPGAHAGTFRGNQLAMAAGTATLAYVRENGLADRAAALGARMLSRLQDLARDFPCVGDVRGRGLMIGLELVDPGAGGTAPGSETVPGCAIAPGSGSAPGSAPGSGTVLGSASAPGERVAAPTGRAPTHAPHPVAAPAGLEPTRTPHPAAPRLAAAVQRECLQRGLIVELGGRHAAVVRLLPPLTITDEQATAVLDRLADAVAAAARRHESHGPHHQGRHGPAERAG, via the coding sequence GTGGCCGTTACGGAGTCGGTGGCAGGAGACACACCCGGGCGAGCGCGGGCCGTGCACGAGGGAATCCTCAGACGCCAGTCGGCGCGTGAGTCCTCGGCGCGCACCTACGCCCGCGCCCTGCCCGTCGTGCCCGTCCGGGCGCGCGGGCTCACCGTCGAGGGCGCCGACGGACGCCGCTACCTCGACTGCCTCTCCGGCGCCGGCGCCCTCGCGCTCGGCCACAACCACCCGGTGGTGCTGGAGGCCATCCGCGCGGTCCTCGACTCCGGCGCCCCCCTCTCCGTCCTCGACCTGGCCACCCCCGTCAAGGACGCCTTCGTCACGGAGCTGTTCCGCACGCTTCCGCCCGGCCTCGCCGACCGTGCCCGCGTGCAGTTCTGCGGACCGGCCGGCACCGACGCCGTCGAGGCCGCCCTCACCCTGGCCCGCGCCGCGACCGGCCGCACCGGCATGCTCGCCTTCACCGGCGCCTACCACGGCATGACCACCGGCGCCCTGGCCGTCTCCGGCGGTGCCCCCGACGTCCAGGTCGCCCGCCTGCCCTACCCGCAGGACTACCGCTGCCCCTTCGGCGTCGGCGGTCCGCGCGGCGCCGAACTCGCCGCCCGCTGGACCGAATCCCTCCTCGACGACCCCAAGTCGGGCGTTCCCCTGCCCGCCGGGATGATCGTCGAACCCGTCCAGGGCGAGGGCGGCGTGATTCCCGCGCCGGACGACTGGCTGCGCCGCATGCGACAGCTCACGGCGGACCGGTCCATCCCGCTGATCGCCGACGAGATCCAGACCGGAGTCGGCCGGACGGGCAGCTTCTGGGCCGTCGGCCACAGCGGGATCACCCCCGACGTCATGGTCCTGTCCAAGGCCATCGGCGGCAGCCTCCCCCTCGCCGTGATCGTCTACCGCGACGATCTCGACGTCTGGCAGCCCGGCGCCCACGCCGGCACGTTCCGCGGCAACCAGCTCGCCATGGCCGCGGGCACCGCCACCCTCGCCTACGTCCGCGAGAACGGCCTCGCCGACCGCGCCGCCGCCCTCGGCGCCCGCATGCTGTCCCGACTCCAGGACCTGGCCCGCGACTTCCCCTGCGTGGGCGACGTACGGGGACGCGGGCTGATGATCGGGCTCGAACTGGTCGACCCCGGGGCCGGGGGAACCGCGCCCGGCTCCGAAACCGTCCCCGGCTGCGCAATTGCCCCCGGTTCCGGATCCGCCCCCGGTTCCGCCCCCGGTTCTGGCACCGTCCTCGGTTCCGCTTCCGCCCCGGGTGAGCGCGTCGCCGCACCGACTGGACGGGCACCCACGCACGCGCCGCATCCCGTCGCCGCACCGGCCGGACTCGAACCCACCCGCACTCCGCACCCCGCCGCGCCCCGACTCGCCGCCGCCGTCCAGCGGGAGTGTCTCCAGCGGGGCCTGATCGTGGAACTCGGCGGCCGTCACGCGGCCGTGGTCCGGCTGCTTCCTCCGCTGACGATCACTGACGAACAGGCGACGGCCGTACTCGACCGCCTGGCCGACGCGGTGGCGGCAGCGGCCCGCCGGCATGAGTCCCACGGCCCACACCACCAAGGCCGCCACGGCCCCGCCGAACGCGCGGGCTGA
- a CDS encoding pyridoxal phosphate-dependent decarboxylase family protein: MNHSTPATTGTGHRVALAGTPDGLEQLGTLVTAALDAVSAAAAERTGPLPAGGPDAAIAAVRDLVRDGGFLTDAPGPHRVEELFEAYAGWAADLTHPAAVSRMQCAPTPAAAAAELLAAVLNQSLHSWESGPFALELERRLIAEMADWVGYGETASGTLTPGGSISNLMGLLLSRDHVLGGLTGDDISHTGLAGRAIRPRILCSTAAHFSVARAAGFLGLGRDAVVRVPADERGRMIPEEARRLLDGFAPDEVPIALVATAGTTDHGSFDPLPELAALAAERRIWFHVDAAYGIGALFSDTLRPLFDGLAEADSIAFDLHKFGWTPASSSILLVRDRARMSPLGQQAVYLNPPDDEAEGYTALLGTSLQTTRRADAFKIAASLLALGREGMGEWVDACHSQARYAAARITRDPDLELLAEPILSTVVFRCRAGAAIEDESTWNAAVRRHLMAEGKALLARTKVRRQDGQAQVHLKLVFLNPATTTQDIDALLDDVVAAAAEVRQSPKARTPQTAH, translated from the coding sequence GTGAACCACAGCACCCCCGCCACCACCGGCACCGGGCACCGCGTGGCCCTGGCGGGCACCCCCGACGGCCTGGAGCAGCTCGGCACGCTGGTCACCGCCGCCCTCGACGCGGTGTCCGCCGCCGCGGCCGAGCGCACCGGCCCGCTCCCGGCCGGCGGCCCCGACGCGGCGATCGCCGCGGTACGCGACCTGGTGCGCGACGGCGGCTTCCTCACCGACGCACCCGGCCCGCACCGGGTGGAAGAGCTGTTCGAGGCGTACGCGGGCTGGGCGGCCGACCTGACCCACCCGGCCGCCGTCTCCCGGATGCAGTGCGCGCCCACACCCGCCGCCGCTGCCGCCGAACTCCTCGCCGCCGTCCTCAACCAGTCGCTGCACTCCTGGGAGAGCGGCCCCTTCGCCCTCGAACTGGAACGCCGGCTGATCGCCGAGATGGCCGACTGGGTCGGATACGGCGAGACGGCCTCCGGCACACTCACCCCCGGCGGCAGCATCTCCAACCTCATGGGCCTGCTGCTCAGCCGCGACCACGTGCTCGGCGGCCTCACCGGCGACGACATCTCCCACACCGGACTCGCCGGCCGCGCGATACGGCCGCGGATCCTCTGCTCGACCGCCGCGCACTTCTCCGTCGCACGCGCCGCCGGCTTCCTCGGGCTGGGCCGGGACGCGGTGGTGCGGGTACCCGCCGACGAACGAGGCCGCATGATCCCCGAGGAGGCACGCCGGCTCCTGGACGGATTCGCCCCCGACGAGGTCCCCATCGCGCTGGTGGCCACCGCCGGCACCACGGACCACGGCTCCTTCGACCCACTGCCGGAACTCGCCGCCCTCGCCGCCGAACGCAGGATCTGGTTCCACGTCGACGCGGCGTACGGCATCGGCGCCCTCTTCTCGGACACGCTCCGCCCCCTCTTCGACGGACTGGCCGAAGCCGACTCCATCGCCTTCGACCTGCACAAATTCGGCTGGACACCCGCCTCCTCCAGCATTCTGCTGGTACGGGACCGGGCCCGGATGAGCCCGCTCGGCCAGCAGGCCGTCTACCTCAACCCGCCGGACGACGAGGCCGAGGGCTACACCGCGCTGCTCGGCACCTCCCTCCAGACCACCCGCCGCGCCGACGCCTTCAAGATCGCGGCCTCGCTGCTGGCCCTCGGCCGCGAGGGCATGGGCGAATGGGTCGACGCCTGCCACTCCCAGGCCCGGTACGCGGCCGCCCGCATCACCCGCGACCCGGACCTCGAACTGCTCGCCGAACCGATCCTCAGCACCGTGGTCTTCCGCTGCCGGGCCGGTGCGGCGATCGAGGACGAGAGCACCTGGAACGCCGCGGTCCGCAGGCACCTGATGGCCGAGGGCAAGGCCCTGCTGGCCCGCACGAAGGTACGACGCCAGGACGGGCAGGCACAGGTGCACCTGAAGCTGGTCTTCCTGAACCCGGCCACCACCACGCAGGACATCGACGCGCTGCTGGACGACGTCGTGGCCGCCGCCGCGGAGGTACGGCAGTCGCCGAAGGCGCGGACCCCGCAGACGGCGCACTGA
- a CDS encoding EamA family transporter has protein sequence MSVEAGVGAQPAEAAPPGTPGAADPGARGLGLVPAPVLMLIGMVSTQLGAAFAKQMFGTVGPAVMTVLRLGFAAAALLLWWRPSFRLERRTALAVAGLGITIAGMNMCFYLAMARLPVGVALTIGMSGPLMVAALSSRRGRDRMWTLLAGAGIALLGWQGGATGLAGLLISAACAVFWGAYVPLSARVGAQLPGGGGLALAMLFGTLCALPFGLAEGGSVLGHPWALAFGFGVAMLSSLVPYTCEMETLRRVPALVFGVLLSLEPAIGALVALIVLGETLSAGQVLGLASVVVASIGVIRGTRATT, from the coding sequence ATGAGTGTCGAAGCGGGAGTCGGAGCACAGCCCGCCGAGGCCGCCCCACCCGGAACACCGGGCGCGGCGGACCCCGGTGCCCGGGGACTCGGCCTGGTCCCGGCCCCGGTGCTCATGCTGATCGGCATGGTCAGCACGCAACTGGGCGCGGCCTTCGCCAAGCAGATGTTCGGCACGGTCGGACCCGCCGTCATGACCGTCCTCCGCCTCGGCTTCGCCGCCGCCGCACTGCTGCTGTGGTGGCGGCCCTCCTTCCGGCTGGAGCGGCGCACCGCCCTCGCGGTGGCCGGCCTCGGCATCACCATCGCCGGCATGAACATGTGCTTCTACCTGGCCATGGCCCGCCTGCCCGTCGGCGTGGCGCTCACCATCGGCATGTCGGGGCCGCTCATGGTCGCCGCCCTGTCCAGCCGGCGGGGCCGTGACCGGATGTGGACCCTGCTGGCCGGCGCCGGTATCGCCCTGCTCGGCTGGCAGGGCGGCGCCACCGGCCTCGCCGGCCTGCTGATCTCCGCCGCCTGCGCCGTGTTCTGGGGCGCCTACGTCCCCCTGTCCGCCCGGGTCGGAGCCCAGCTCCCGGGCGGTGGCGGGCTCGCCCTCGCCATGCTCTTCGGCACCCTGTGCGCGCTGCCGTTCGGGCTGGCCGAGGGCGGCTCGGTCCTGGGCCACCCCTGGGCGCTCGCCTTCGGGTTCGGCGTGGCGATGCTGTCCTCGCTCGTCCCCTACACCTGCGAGATGGAGACGCTGCGCCGGGTGCCGGCGCTGGTCTTCGGCGTGCTGCTGAGCCTGGAACCGGCGATCGGCGCACTCGTCGCCCTGATCGTGCTGGGCGAGACCCTCTCCGCCGGCCAGGTCCTGGGGCTCGCCTCCGTGGTCGTCGCGTCGATCGGCGTCATCCGCGGCACCCGCGCCACCACCTGA
- a CDS encoding quinone oxidoreductase family protein has translation MRAIQVTRAGGSAALTPVELPEPAPAAGEAVVRNAVIGLNFIDVYFRDGTYPAPCPFVPGQEAAGTVTAVGEGVEGIAVGDRVAYATQLGAYAESTAVPAAKLVPVPENIHLRDAAAVLLQGLAAHYLTHTTHPVTAGETVVVLAAAGGLGRLLVQLAAHRGATVIAVASTEDKQRLALDAGARHALPYDGFAERVRELTGGEGAHVVYDSVGADTFDQSLAAPRRRGHLVVCGLSSGPVGAIDVERLRTAGSLTLTRPSLADHVPDTAALRAAAAAVFTHVADGVVRPRVQTELPLSEAARAHDLLEGRGTTGKVLLRP, from the coding sequence ATGCGCGCAATCCAGGTGACCCGGGCAGGCGGCTCCGCGGCTCTCACCCCCGTGGAACTGCCCGAGCCCGCGCCCGCGGCCGGCGAAGCCGTGGTGCGCAACGCGGTGATCGGACTCAACTTCATCGACGTCTACTTCCGCGACGGCACCTACCCCGCACCCTGCCCGTTCGTCCCCGGCCAGGAAGCCGCGGGCACCGTCACCGCGGTGGGCGAGGGCGTCGAGGGCATCGCCGTCGGCGACCGCGTCGCCTACGCCACCCAGCTCGGCGCCTACGCCGAGTCCACCGCCGTACCCGCGGCCAAGCTCGTCCCCGTGCCGGAGAACATCCACCTCCGCGACGCGGCCGCCGTACTGCTCCAGGGCCTGGCCGCGCACTACCTCACCCACACCACGCACCCCGTCACCGCCGGCGAGACCGTGGTCGTCCTCGCCGCGGCCGGCGGACTCGGCCGGCTGCTGGTCCAGCTCGCCGCCCACCGCGGGGCGACCGTCATCGCCGTGGCCTCCACCGAGGACAAGCAGCGCCTGGCACTCGACGCGGGGGCCCGGCACGCACTGCCGTACGACGGCTTCGCCGAGCGGGTCCGGGAACTCACCGGCGGCGAGGGCGCCCACGTCGTCTACGACTCGGTCGGCGCCGACACCTTCGACCAGAGCCTGGCCGCGCCGCGCCGCCGGGGCCACCTGGTGGTCTGCGGCCTCTCCAGCGGTCCGGTCGGCGCGATCGACGTCGAACGGCTGCGCACGGCCGGCTCGCTGACCCTGACCCGGCCGTCCCTGGCCGACCACGTGCCCGACACGGCCGCCCTGCGCGCCGCCGCCGCGGCCGTCTTCACCCACGTCGCCGACGGCGTCGTACGGCCCCGGGTCCAGACCGAGCTGCCGCTGTCCGAAGCGGCGCGCGCCCACGACCTGCTGGAGGGCCGGGGCACGACCGGAAAGGTCCTGCTGCGCCCCTGA
- a CDS encoding methylaspartate mutase — MTGTHKPLALLGGTAGKGPAGDTAADLPTAAESAAYIAGLGKPTAAEVLERCRAAGRVAIQPRCGVGGHAEMTDLLRALEAEAHPDILTLTIDSHTRLKRFEEALRSLNLRPTDLNGYPLVAHGWRRGRELNESVAAPLEIRHGSPDARRLFDVSVASGITSFEGGGISYNLPYSKAVPLTESLGAWQDVDRRCGELAELGVVIDRELFGTLTAVLVPPSVSLAISVVEAVLAARAGVRCISVAYPQGGHLAQDIAALRCIPVLAERYLPTGIDVHAVLHEFMGVFPRQRGNAEDLILYGALVARLGGASKLITKTYQEAYGIPDTRANVEGLRLADRANSPLLDFLRVDEARVAEEMEWILAEVGDLVDPLIERADLIEAAAEAFERGALDIPFSASRYARSDVIPRRDAEGAIRYLSAGSLPFSAANRRRNEELLAARPGTEVALGSLMAGLTGDINYFRTVFDETDGTGSPGTTGAGIPVSK; from the coding sequence ATGACCGGTACGCACAAGCCCCTGGCCCTTCTCGGCGGCACCGCCGGGAAGGGCCCGGCCGGGGACACGGCCGCCGACCTGCCCACCGCGGCCGAGTCCGCCGCCTACATCGCCGGCCTCGGCAAACCCACGGCCGCCGAGGTCCTGGAACGCTGCCGGGCCGCGGGCCGGGTCGCCATCCAGCCGCGCTGCGGGGTCGGCGGACACGCCGAGATGACGGACCTGCTGCGCGCCCTGGAGGCCGAGGCGCACCCCGACATCCTCACCCTCACCATCGACTCGCACACCCGGCTCAAGCGGTTCGAGGAAGCACTGCGCAGCCTCAACCTGCGCCCCACCGACCTCAACGGCTACCCGCTGGTCGCCCACGGCTGGCGGCGCGGCCGGGAGCTGAACGAGTCCGTCGCCGCACCCCTGGAGATCCGGCACGGCTCACCGGACGCCCGGCGGCTCTTCGACGTCTCCGTCGCCTCCGGCATCACCTCCTTCGAGGGCGGCGGGATCTCCTACAACCTGCCGTACTCCAAGGCCGTCCCGCTCACCGAGTCCCTCGGCGCCTGGCAGGACGTCGACCGCCGCTGCGGCGAACTGGCCGAACTCGGCGTCGTCATCGACCGGGAGCTGTTCGGCACCCTCACCGCCGTCCTCGTACCGCCCTCCGTCAGCCTGGCCATCAGCGTCGTCGAGGCGGTGCTGGCCGCACGCGCCGGCGTGCGCTGCATCTCCGTCGCCTACCCCCAGGGCGGGCACCTCGCCCAGGACATCGCGGCCCTGCGCTGCATCCCCGTCCTCGCCGAGCGCTACCTGCCCACCGGCATCGACGTGCACGCCGTACTGCACGAGTTCATGGGCGTGTTCCCCCGGCAGCGGGGCAACGCCGAGGACCTCATTCTCTACGGCGCGTTGGTCGCCCGCCTCGGCGGCGCCTCCAAGCTCATCACCAAGACCTACCAGGAGGCCTACGGCATCCCCGACACCCGGGCCAACGTGGAGGGACTGCGACTCGCGGACCGGGCCAACTCCCCACTGCTGGACTTCCTCCGGGTCGACGAGGCGCGGGTCGCCGAGGAGATGGAGTGGATCCTCGCCGAGGTCGGCGACCTCGTGGACCCCCTCATCGAGCGCGCGGACCTCATCGAGGCGGCGGCCGAGGCCTTCGAACGGGGCGCCCTGGACATCCCGTTCAGCGCGAGCCGCTACGCCCGCTCCGACGTCATCCCCCGGCGCGACGCCGAGGGCGCCATCCGCTATCTCTCGGCCGGCTCCCTGCCGTTCTCCGCGGCCAACCGCCGCCGCAACGAGGAACTGCTCGCGGCCCGGCCCGGCACGGAGGTGGCCCTCGGCTCCCTGATGGCCGGCCTCACCGGCGACATCAACTACTTCCGCACCGTCTTCGACGAAACGGACGGCACCGGATCACCTGGCACCACCGGTGCCGGCATCCCCGTGAGCAAGTGA
- a CDS encoding cobalamin-dependent protein (Presence of a B(12) (cobalamin)-binding domain implies dependence on cobalamin itself, in one of its several forms, or in some unusual lineages, dependence on a cobalamin-like analog.), with protein MQSKQATPTRTVILGVAASDSHAVANHLIAYALRGAGFDVVNLGTCTPVEEFAQACAAHPDAEAVIIGSLNGHIHEDLRGLAETKRSGKINCPVVVGGNLSVGSHKDGSAYERLHALGVDHILSDPDGLPALLDGLRATRDGATASLRTAS; from the coding sequence ATGCAGAGCAAGCAAGCAACCCCCACCCGCACGGTCATCCTCGGGGTGGCCGCCAGCGACAGCCACGCCGTGGCCAACCACCTGATCGCCTACGCGCTGCGCGGCGCCGGCTTCGACGTGGTCAACCTCGGCACCTGCACACCCGTCGAGGAGTTCGCGCAGGCGTGCGCCGCCCACCCGGACGCCGAAGCGGTCATCATCGGCAGCCTCAACGGCCATATCCACGAGGACCTGCGCGGACTCGCGGAGACCAAGCGCTCCGGAAAGATCAACTGCCCGGTCGTCGTCGGCGGGAACCTCTCCGTCGGCAGCCACAAGGACGGCTCCGCGTACGAGCGTCTCCACGCCCTCGGCGTCGACCACATCCTGTCCGACCCCGACGGACTCCCCGCGCTCCTCGACGGGCTGCGCGCCACCCGGGACGGCGCCACCGCCTCCCTGCGCACGGCGTCATGA
- a CDS encoding fatty acid desaturase, giving the protein MSPPGPQDPRETLTRLPKALQFPLTLFTGKALPGQAAPGWTPTLHLATALSSVVAGVLVGTLGYALGGGWPLLLIPGWAITLHGMRNLRMMTYHQCSHRNMYRRRKLDRFIGHGVSSLLIIQNFQRYSREHVKDHHAAGHMTLKDPTVQAFLVSLELHPGMTRRRMWRRVLGKLVSPRFHFAFAVSRARSFWSESARSEKVCALVLYGGAVAATVLTGTWPALLLIWFVPLVPLFQVSNTLRLCVKHTFPEPGVEIRHGREYFSSLTNAIFIGDPAPSAGLPAGRRLAAWARWTLRLVFVHAPCRYLVLTGDTVVHDYHHRYPAAPDWANYIFARQQDIDAGHQGWPPYHEVWGLVPAISHVFDSLSRADAQEYDINRLKAVSKRELFAAFDD; this is encoded by the coding sequence GTGTCCCCGCCCGGGCCCCAGGACCCCCGCGAGACCCTGACCCGTCTGCCGAAGGCGTTGCAGTTCCCCCTGACCCTGTTCACCGGCAAGGCACTGCCCGGCCAGGCCGCCCCGGGCTGGACCCCCACCCTCCACCTCGCCACGGCACTGTCCTCCGTGGTCGCCGGTGTCCTGGTCGGCACGCTCGGGTACGCGCTCGGCGGCGGCTGGCCGCTGCTCCTGATACCGGGGTGGGCCATCACGCTGCACGGCATGCGCAACCTGCGGATGATGACCTACCACCAGTGCTCCCACCGGAACATGTACCGGCGGCGCAAGCTCGACCGGTTCATCGGCCACGGCGTGTCCAGCCTGCTCATCATCCAGAACTTCCAGCGCTACAGCCGCGAGCACGTCAAGGACCACCACGCCGCCGGGCACATGACGCTCAAGGACCCCACGGTCCAGGCGTTCCTGGTCAGCCTGGAACTGCACCCGGGCATGACGCGCCGCCGGATGTGGCGCCGGGTGCTCGGCAAACTCGTCTCCCCGCGCTTCCACTTCGCGTTCGCCGTCTCCCGCGCCCGGTCGTTCTGGAGCGAGTCGGCCCGCAGCGAGAAGGTCTGCGCGCTCGTGCTGTACGGCGGTGCCGTCGCCGCTACGGTGCTCACCGGCACCTGGCCGGCCCTGCTGCTGATCTGGTTCGTGCCGCTCGTCCCGCTGTTCCAGGTGAGCAACACCCTGCGGCTGTGCGTGAAGCACACCTTCCCCGAGCCCGGTGTGGAGATCCGCCACGGACGCGAGTACTTCTCCAGCCTGACCAACGCCATCTTCATCGGCGACCCGGCCCCCTCCGCCGGCCTCCCGGCCGGCCGCCGCCTCGCCGCCTGGGCCCGCTGGACCCTCCGGCTCGTGTTCGTGCACGCCCCGTGCCGCTATCTGGTGCTGACCGGCGACACCGTCGTGCACGACTACCACCACCGCTACCCGGCCGCGCCGGACTGGGCGAACTACATCTTCGCCCGCCAGCAGGACATCGACGCCGGCCACCAGGGCTGGCCCCCGTACCACGAGGTCTGGGGCCTGGTCCCCGCCATCAGCCACGTCTTCGACTCGCTGTCCCGCGCGGACGCCCAGGAATACGACATCAACCGGCTGAAGGCGGTCAGCAAGCGCGAACTGTTCGCGGCCTTCGACGACTGA
- a CDS encoding 2Fe-2S iron-sulfur cluster-binding protein, which produces MDLKKLTLMPYGLEVQLPAGSPLTDLERGTSQRVIPFGCQQGACGACVIEVLDGFDALGEMDPEEADFLEDLGQTGGNYRLACQCRLMSAATVRVADAL; this is translated from the coding sequence ATGGATCTCAAGAAACTGACCCTGATGCCGTACGGCCTGGAAGTGCAACTGCCGGCCGGGTCACCGCTGACCGACCTCGAGCGCGGGACCTCACAGCGCGTCATCCCGTTCGGCTGCCAGCAGGGGGCGTGCGGGGCCTGCGTCATCGAGGTCCTCGACGGCTTCGACGCGCTGGGCGAGATGGACCCCGAAGAGGCCGACTTCCTGGAGGACCTCGGCCAGACCGGCGGCAACTACCGCCTGGCCTGCCAGTGCCGCCTGATGAGCGCCGCCACCGTCCGCGTCGCGGACGCCCTGTGA